Proteins from a genomic interval of Balaenoptera musculus isolate JJ_BM4_2016_0621 chromosome 16, mBalMus1.pri.v3, whole genome shotgun sequence:
- the CALHM3 gene encoding calcium homeostasis modulator protein 3 codes for MDMRSRPLEDKEEPPAGPGSPPARLALTRKAAETSPPARHSPPAAALYPGPATDQPRTLFQHFQPSSESVMNGICLLLAAVTVKLNSSVDFNCPCLARYNALYGLGLLLKPPVALFLCGLPANRQSVVMVEEWRRPAGHRRKDPGIIRYMFSSVLQRALAAPLVWILLALLNGKCFVYAFSSSVDPDKFLDFANMTPSQVQLFLAKVPCKEDELVRDSPARKAVSRYLRCLSQILIQSIQDWG; via the exons GCCCTTGGAAGACAAGGAAGAACCTCCCGCAGGCCCGGGCTCACCCCCAGCGCGGCTGGCATTGACCAGGAAGGCAGCTGAAAcctccccgcccgcccgccaCTCGCCACCCGCAGCTGCCCTCTACCCAGGCCCGGCCACGGATCAGCCCCGCACGCTCTTCCAGCACTTCCAGCCCAGCTCCGAGTCGGTGATGAACGGCATCTGCCTGCTGCTGGCCGCGGTCACAGTCAAGCTGAACTCCTCCGTCGACTTCAACTGCCCCTGCCTGGCGCGCTACAATGCCCTCTATGGCCTGGGCCTGCTGCTCAAGCCCCCAGTTGCCCTTTTCCTCTGCGGCCTCCCGGCCAACCGGCAGTCCGTGGTGATGGTGGAGGAGTGGCGCCGGCCTGCGGGGCACCGAAGGAAGGACCCAGGCATCATCAG GTATATGTTCTCCTCTGTGCTGCAGAGAGCACTGGCCGCCCCCCTTGTCTGGATCCTGCTGGCTCTCCTCAATGGGAAGTGCTTCGTGTATGCCTTCAGCAGCTCCGTGGACCCCGATAAGTTTCTAGACTTTGCCAACATGACCCCCAGCCAGGTGCAGCTCTTTCTGGCCAAGGTGCCCTGCAAGGAAGATGAGCTGGTCAGGGACAGCCCCGCTCGGAAGGCAGTGTCTCGCTACCTGCGGTGCCTGTCACAG attctgattcagtccaTCCAGGACTGGGGCTAA